The DNA region GCTGATCAGAACAACGTCTATCCTGCACTAATTTCCTCTTCATGTGCTTTCTTCCTTTTCTACAGACTTCTACCCACCATCCTTAAGATAATTTACACTGACCCCCTTCCATTCTGTGGAAATCTTTATGCAACCCTCTCTATGCTTGTATCCCTAAGGCCGGTCTCTGACATTTGTACATATGTGTTCTACCCGCACTTTTTCAACAGTTAGAACACAAACCCATtatagtgtttgtgttttttttgggtGGTCgagtatcattaaaaaaaaaaaaagaaaaaaacggaaaCATGTCCAATTTTGACTCACAATTAAAAATCCATTGTTTCTTGAAAACTCTGAACAGCAAATTGATGGCATCCTAGTCGCACCTTAGTCTTGTTCGCTCTGCTGGCTGTTTGCTAGGAGGAGCTTGAGAAATGTTCAACAGCTTTTTTTTGCCTACCGAAAAAAATTGATGAAACACCAATGGTAAAAAACTGATGCAGTGCAGATAATCTACATCCTTTTTTTCATCCCGCCACTGGGATGCTCCATCACGcactgctgtcagtgtagaagTGGACGCACATGCGCAGCTTTCTCCATTTCTGTGCATGGCAGATTGCTGATCCTCATCTAGTATACAGTTGTAGTGTATCGTATGGATATGCCACAAATATACAAGGTGGAATTAACCCCTTCAATGGAAGCTTCCACAATAGAGATTTGTgtgccagaaaatgaaatatttgccAGTTATGAGTATCAGCTATAGTAAGTCTATACGCCCTTCCACTAAACACTGCCttctttaaaaagttgcaaaaaggtGCAAATGGGCAAAAAGTCACAAAGTGTTCCGCAAATGTGTCCAGGTTCCATAATATGCAACTTTTTTGTAAAGCCAACGTTGATCtgtacaatccttttttttttcaggacctTGACAGTTGTGATCCAATTTTCCGAACCGGAtcgtttctagaaaaaaaaaagaaaagtctgaTTTTTTTCAATACTTAGTCCTATCAGAATGAGTTTTAAAGTTCCAGGTGAAGACAGAGAATGGAGGCAGGAACCTTTGACAGACCCTGAGCAGAGGTCCTTCTGCAAAAGTAATGACCCAAACCACAATCCCAGCAGTGATGGCAgcagcacaagccccagcgaccgatCCCTAAGGAGCAAGACAAGCAGCAGCGGCCGATCCCCAAGGAGCAAGACAAGCAGCAGCGACCGTTCACCCAGGAGCAAGACAAGCAGCAGCGACCGGTCACCCAGGAGCAAGATGAACAGCAGCGACCGATCACCCAGGAGCAAGACAAGCAGCAGCAACCGATCTCCCAGGAACAAGATGAGTAGCAGCGACCAATCACCCAGGGGCAAGATGAGCAGCAGCAACCAATCACCCAGGAGCAAGATGAGCAGCAGCGACCAATCACCCAGGAGCAAGATGAGCAGCAGCGACCGATCACCCAGGAGCAAGACAAACCGCAACGACCGATCCCCCAGCAAAAACTCCAAGAATTCAGAAAGTGTAAATGAGGCACATAAAGCGCAAATAAAAACGTCAGCAATAACAAACAACAAAACATGTCAAACATTTTCTAAAGTTGGTAAGTCAACATTCTTTATAACGTGTTCCATCCATTGATGCAAAAATTGTATCTCCCTCttctgcacattttttgcaataaataaaCCTAACTTAATATACGTTCAAAATCAAAACAAAATTGGTAAAATTTTAACAACCAGCACAATAAATGTATATACCGTAATTGATATAGATCCATAGATATAAAATTGTGGCTGAATTGGTTTTTTATGTATTTGTAGCAAAATGAAAAATAAAGGCTTGATGTGCAGAGttttgatattgatggcctattcttaggataaCTTATTAGTATCAGGTTAATGAGGTCTGACACCCACCACGTGATCTGATTGGATATTATCAGCTCCCGATGGCATCCAGATGTACACAGTTCACTCATCAGTGACAACCTTTCACAAAAAGCAGATCAGAGTCAGGGGCGATCAGAGTCCCACTCCTGGCACCCTCATAGGAGACAGGGCCAGCCACGCAGGGGATCCCTAGGTGAATGGCCATCCTTGTATACAAGGATGGTTCAACTCATTCAGAACTCCTCTCTGTTTTGGCACTGGTATTATTCTGGGGACTTCAGAGCAGGGGACCACCTGTTTAATGTCCATACACCAAAGTAGCCCCTTTATCTAGAGCCACTAACATCCAGTTAAAGGCTTATGAAAGAAATTTAATTCCTCCAGATTGGGCTCCTGAAATTAGAATTTTCCTCTAAAATTCCCCCTGAAATAAGGGATCCGAAGCAGAGTCTTCTTGTAATCAGACCTGCGGGGGTGGAGCATGACATGAAGAACAAAACAAAATAACTTCCTGTGTCATACCCCGCCCCTGCTTAACACTGCATATTCGTTTTTTTTGGACTGCTCCTTTATTCATCTAATTAAACCCTAATTTTGTGATTTGCAGACAAAGTATTTTCCTGGAGGAAGCCACCGCCACGGAAGCGGTCATCAATGAAGCCACAACACCCACCACTCCTCACCCATAAGAATGAAGGTGATGTCGCAAGGCGCGTCCTATCAGCAAAGGTTCGCAAAATTAAAGAACTGAATGACCAATTGTGTGACGTCCAGCGCACCTTGGAGGAAGTAAGCCGAGAGAACAAGCTACTGACCAGTCTCCAGTACCGGCACATGAAGGCACTGGACAAGTACGAAAGCTCTGAGGGCGGTATACACCATCTTATCTTCCAGCTCGGTAATGAAGTGAGGATGCTGAGACAGAGCCTGAGGTCCACGCAGCAGAGCGAACGAGGTCTATCCGTAAAGCTGAGAATGGCGGAGAGTGAACTGCTCAAAGTGAAGGATAATTTACTGAGGTTACAGAGACTCTCCGAAGACAAGAACCTCGCCGAGAGAGAAGAGCTCAACCAGAAGCTATCCAGTCTTCTGATTAAGAAGGAAATTGATAGCACCAAAGTTAAGGTAAACCCCTATCCAGAAAGTGAACCTGTCCCCGGGATAGACCCCATGGCTTAGGGTCTAGTAGCTcagaaaattaaaggggttgtccagaaaatTAAAACTATGTCAATTTCCTTATTCTTAAAACAGCACCACTCTTtctacaggttgtgtgtggtattactGCTCTGTACTCGTCACTTCactggagctgagctgcagtaccagtcaTAACCTGCAGACATGAGGGGTGCTGTTTTAAGAATAAGGAAGCCAAGTATTCCCTATTTTAAAGGGAAGCTATTAtcagaaaaaaaactattttttttaatcaggtttttgttattgtatttattttatactagctgtactacccggcttcgcccgggttaatgactgctgaaatagactgtgttaacaaaaatttattctgcacacaaaaaccacaaaacaaatagattgaaatgtaattattaaaaggcaaaaactaagctaatagaagcatttcacaacatacactgtgttccaaattattatgcaaataatatttcctcatattttctctcaaTTACctctctgaattgcagtcattgttattttgcagtcatctactattctagtataattgcaatgttttggaacaaactgcctatgaaaacaggatctttttaaaaaaaataaacactcaaaatgcatgtcccaaattattatgcacagcagagttttcaacctttttttttattttgaacaaaaaaatggccaattgtgaagttataagcattatcagcttattacaaaatgaaatcaaacagttttcaagtgagaactttattctaggtgatgttacatttgcacataggaccccttgttcgaaagaagcttctgaactctctcatccattgaatttgtcagtttttggatggtttctgcgtcaattgttttgcatgtggacagaataccctcccagagctgttgcttagatgtgaactgcctcccgccatcatagacactccttttgatgatgctccagaggttctcaatggggttgaggtcaggggaagatggtggccacaccataagtttgtcctcttttatgcccatagcagccagagatgcagatgtgttttttgcagcatgagacggtgcattatcaggcatgaaaatgatcttgctgcggaaagcacggttcttcctcttgaaccatggcaggaagtgttgttttagaaactccacatagattatggagttcatctttaccccttcagggatcaaaaaggggccgacaatctctctccccatgattccagcccaaaacattactccacctcctccttgttggcgccttagccgtgttttcatggggtgtccatcaaccagccatcctccactccatccatctggacatcgagcgttgcacggcactcatcggtgaacaaaacagtttggaagtcagtcttcatgtatcgtttggcccactggagccgtttctgcttgtgtgcagtggatagaggtggtcgacaggatggcttacgcacagctgcaaacctctgctgaaggaccctgcatcttgttgttctggggacattggaggcaccagcagcttcaaaaacttgtctgctgctatgacaaggcatttttgcagctgctcttttaaccttacgcaattgcctattggaaagagtcctcaatttttccttatcggcacgcacacgtgtgtgctgggaatcagctacatacttcttgattgtgcgatgatcacgatgaagtgtcttggcaatgttgattgtagtccatgccttgacctaaatactccacaatttgttgcttctcagcagacgacacatcctttttctttcccattttggcaaaaaatgtaggctgcttaataatgtggaacagccttcttaagtagtcttgcctttatttggacacaccggccaaactaatgtgcacaggtatctgcaattactgtcagtgatataaagagccctgacacacatcaccatcaatgagtttaaatgacaaacaaaaaaaatctaaccttatcactcctaaacgctttgtgcataataatttggaacacagtgtatattagctttgttatactgagactgtctttgttgcctatattaaccaatcagagctcaggttaattaactgtagcaaaatagaagctgagctgtgattggttgctattggcagcctgataaatccccagccaacagtaagcccaccccctcgcagtatatattagctcacacatacacataatagacaggtcatgtgactgacagctgccgtatttcctatatggtacatttgttgctcttgtagtttgtcagcttattaatcagatttttatttttgaaggataataccagacttctgtgtgttttagggcgagtttcatgtgtcaagttgtgtgtgttgagttgcgtgtggcgacatgcatgtagcgacttttgtgagatgagttttgtgtggcgacatgcatgtagcaacattttgtgtgtcgagttgcatgtgacaggttagtgtagcaagttgtgtgcagcaagatttgtgcatggcgagttttgcgcgtggcgagttttatgtgtggtgcgttttgagtatgtgcaagttttgtgtgaggcaacttttgcatgtggtgcaacttttgtgcatgtggcaatttttctgtgtgtgcaagttttgcatgaggtgagttttccatgaggtgagttttgcacgtgtggcgagttttgcgtgagcctagttttgcatatggcgagttttgcatgtagcgagttttgcgcgttgcgagttttgagtggtgacttttgtgtttcgactgttatgtggcgaggttggtgtatgtgtggtgaaatgtgtgctgagggtcgtatatgtgttcaagcacgtggtagtgtgtggcgcattttgtgtatgtgttcatatccccatgtgtggtgagtatcccatgtcggggccccaccttagcaactgtacagtatatactctttggcaccatcgctctcattctttaagtccccattgttcacatctggcagctgtcaattttcctccaacacttttcccttcactttttccccattatgtagataggggcaaaattgtttggtgaattggaacgcgcggggttaaaatttcacctcacaacatagcctatgacgctctcggggtccagacgtgtgactgtgcaaaattttgtggctatagctgcgacggtgcagatgccaatcccggacatacacacatacatacatacacacattcagctttatatattagatatacctgtatgtaatctcctgtatatagtatatacctgtgtgtcatctcacctatatatagtatatatctgtgtgtcatctcctcctgtatatagtatatatctgtatgtcatctcctcctatacatagcatatacctgtatgtcatctcctcctgtatataccatatacctgtaggtaatctgctcctgtatatagtatatacctgtgtgtcatctcctcctgtatatagtatatacctgtatgtcatctcctcctgtatgtagtatgtacctgtatgtcatctcctcctctatatagtatatacctgtgtgtcatctctcctgtgtatagtatatatctgtgtgtcatctcctcctgtatatagtatatacctgtgtttcatctcccctgtaaatagtatataactgtgtgtcatctcctcctgtatatagtatatatctgtatgtcatctcctcctgtattagccctcgttcacacgttatttggtcagtatttttacctcagtatttgtaagctaaaatggcagcctgataaatccccagccaacagtaagcccaccccctggcagtatatattagctcacacatacacataatagactggtcatgtgactgacagctgccggattcctatatggtacatttgttgctcttgtagtttgtctgcttattaatcagatttttatttttgaaggataataccagacttgtgtgtgttttagggcgagtttcgtgtgtcaagttgtgtgtgttgagttgcgtgtggcgacatgcatgtagggacttttgtgagatgagttttgtgtggcgacatgcgtgtagcaactttttgtgtgtcgagttgcatgtgacaggttagtgtagcaagttgtgtgcagcaagttttgcgcatgtcgagttttgcgcgtggcgagttttatgtgtggtgccttttgagtatgtgcaagttttgtgtgaggcaacttttgcatgtgttccaacttttgtgcatgtggcaatttttctgcgtgtggcaatttttctgcgtgtgcaagttttgcatgtggcgatttttccatgaggtgagttttgcacgtgtggcgagttttgcgcgtgtggcgagttttgcatgtggagagttttgcacgtggcgagttttgagcggcgacttttgtgtttctacttttatgtggcgaggttggtgtatgtgtggtgaaatgtgcgctgagggtggtatatgtgttcgagcacgtggtagtgtgtggcgcattttgtgtgtgtgttcatatccccgtgtgtggtgattatcccatgttggggccccaccttagcaactgtacagtatatactctttggcgccatcgctctcattctttaagtcccccttgttcacatctggcagctgttaatttgcctccaacacttttcctttcattttttccccattatgtagataggggcaaaattgtttggtgaattggaaagcgcggggttaaaatttcacctcacaacatagcctatgacgctctcggggtccagacgtgtgactgtgcaaaatgttgtggctgtagctgcgacggttcagatgccaatcccggacatacacacatacatacatacatacacacatacacacattcagctttatatattagatttttgacagttttctgattttttttcctattatcacaatctgtattaaaagttaaaaaaaaaaaataaatattgcaattttcaaaccgATCAGTGGGTCTTTTTAGACTAACtttctgttgtttcaggaaatgcacatTTACATGAGCAGCAAAGGCCAGATCCCAACCCTATCCTTTGTGTTGAGGCATCTAATGAGAGTGTGCAAAAGTAGGGCAAATTTTGAAGGGagaaggaggtgaactgtgacatcacctattgtgagatgttacctgtcattgtaatcctgcctctgacgaTATGGAAACTGATGAAAATAAAAAGGACAGAAAGTGTTTGTCTACAAAACTAAAAGCCCCGATGGtcggagtgaaaattgcaagatttcagatAGTGTTTTTAAATAAAGatcatgaaatgaaaaaaaaataaataaaattactaaacattaaaaaatacatttaacacaaaaacctgatgaaAGGTTCCTTCCACCCAAAACCAAAATTGTTCATATATATTAGTATCTTTGTGAATTTTTGAGTCATTCCTGTTGGAGGGATAAATAAAGTGCCAGCTACAGCACCTCAGACAGCAATAATCATGTTCCCCCAATCACagtgatatacagtgggggaaataactatttgatcccttgctgattttgtaaggctgcccactgacaaaaacatgaactgtctataattttaagggtaggttaattttaacatttagagatagaatatcaaaagtaaaatcctgaaaatcacattgtataaattatatacatctatttgcattttgcagtgagaaatacgtatttgatccctctggcaaacaagacttaatacttggtggtaaaacccttattggcaagcacagcagtcagacttttttgtagttgatgatgaggtttgcgcacatgtcaggaggaattgtggtccactcctctttgcagatcatctctaaatcattaagattttgaagctgtcGCTTGGTGACTCGGAGctttaactccctccataagttttctgtgggactaaggtctggagactggctaggacactccatAACGTTGATGTGCTTCTTtttcagccactcctttgttgccttggctgcatgttttggctcattgtcttgctggaagacccagccatgacccatttttaatgtcctggtggagggaaggaggttgtcagtcaggattttacggtacatggttccatccattctcccattgatgcggtgaagtagtcctgtgttgtgaattagactttttggctccctcttgtgcttactagtgatatgactctgggattgtctttcctcagtttggcacccacctgggtcgttagtccaggggagttgctatataagcttcctggatccttagtccagtgcctggcatcgttgtaatcagatcctttctgtttgctcctgtctgcttgtccaggttcgtgcaaaattaagctaagtcctgcttctttgttttttggttatttgcttgctctcatttttgtccagcttgtactaaatgtgattcctgaccttgctggaagctctagggggctggtgttctccccccgggccgttagacggttcgggggttcttgaatatccagcgtggatattttgatagggtttttgctgaccatataagtcatcttactatattctgctattagctagtgggcctctctttgctaaatacctagctcattcttacgtttgtcttttcctcttacctcaccgttattatttgttgggggcttgtatccaacttttggggtcttttctctggaggcaagaaaggtctttcttttcccttctagggttagttagttctccggctggcgcgagacgtctagaaccaacgtaggcacgttccacggctgctgctatttgtggtgctaggattagatatatggtcagctcagttaccactgccctatgagctggtttttggtgtttgcagacttagtaattatttctgagaccctctgccattggggtcataacagtcctgtgcccttagcagagaaacaccccaaaaacataatgcttccacctccatgcttgacagtggggaaggtgttctttgggtcataggcagcatttctcttcctccaaaaatgGCGACTTGAGTTAAAGCCAAAGaccttaattttggtctcatctgaccacagcaccttctcccaatcactcacaggatcatccaggtgttcattggcaaacttcagacgggcctgcacatgtgccttcttgagcagggggaccttgtgggcaatgcaggattttaaacctttttgGTGTAATGTTACcaatggtgactgtggtcccagctgccttgagatcattaacaagttcccccatgtagttttaggctgatctctcaccttcctcattatcaaggataccccacgaggtgagattttgcatggtgccccagatcgatgtcgattgacagtcattttgtatttcttccattttcttactattgcaccaacagttgtctccttcttactcagcgtcttacttatggttctgtagcccattccagctttgtgcaggtctatgatcttgtccctgacatccttataaagctctttgatcttgcccatgttgtagaggttagagtctggctgattgagtctgtggacaggagtcttttataaaggtgactatgtaagacagctgtctttaatgcaggtaacgagttgattaggagaggCTAATCTaaatggtctgtaggagccagaactcttactggttgataggggatcaaatacttatttctcactgcaaaatgcaaatacatttatataatttatacaatgtgattttctggattttatttttgatattctatctctcaatgttaaaattaacctacccttaaaattatagactgttcatgtctttgtcagtgggcaaactt from Ranitomeya variabilis isolate aRanVar5 chromosome 3, aRanVar5.hap1, whole genome shotgun sequence includes:
- the LCA5L gene encoding lebercilin-like protein isoform X1, with product MSFKVPGEDREWRQEPLTDPEQRSFCKSNDPNHNPSSDGSSTSPSDRSLRSKTSSSGRSPRSKTSSSDRSPRSKTSSSDRSPRSKMNSSDRSPRSKTSSSNRSPRNKMSSSDQSPRGKMSSSNQSPRSKMSSSDQSPRSKMSSSDRSPRSKTNRNDRSPSKNSKNSESVNEAHKAQIKTSAITNNKTCQTFSKVDKVFSWRKPPPRKRSSMKPQHPPLLTHKNEGDVARRVLSAKVRKIKELNDQLCDVQRTLEEVSRENKLLTSLQYRHMKALDKYESSEGGIHHLIFQLGNEVRMLRQSLRSTQQSERGLSVKLRMAESELLKVKDNLLRLQRLSEDKNLAEREELNQKLSSLLIKKEIDSTKVKVLEKQLHLTTRLYDRQMVLESKKGSEAQDMARNLQEQILLLQQKMKEKEREIHIKNIYAHRMPRNIWKYGGLGGHGGFTFTRSTQTESEAFTPKQPDTHENDEYADLQDKSSESGNESAREEDSNSQMGGEEAPTLDVLQDEKSNALVDIDGHKSKVQDREHSTEWLNQLLMEEDLAQGDARTYEKNHPENLRNKDKVGSVMSVETSHTKPLLPRISRRYIFTAATENLHQGLPAIGPIPSLYKAQNCKSLKLQCDSALSQVEFSLPEIEIGNENEKIAKCPQVSLSNRKKNLMEELFGPGYDMQNCFSNVLVNFEK
- the LCA5L gene encoding lebercilin-like protein isoform X2; the protein is MSFKVPGEDREWRQEPLTDPEQRSFCKSNDPNHNPSSDGSSTSPSDRSLRSKTSSSGRSPRSKTSSSDRSPRSKTSSSDRSPRSKMNSSDRSPRSKTSSSNRSPRNKMSSSDQSPRGKMSSSNQSPRSKMSSSDQSPRSKMSSSDRSPRSKTNRNDRSPSKNSKNSESVNEAHKAQIKTSAITNNKTCQTFSKVDKVFSWRKPPPRKRSSMKPQHPPLLTHKNEGDVARRVLSAKVRKIKELNDQLCDVQRTLEELGNEVRMLRQSLRSTQQSERGLSVKLRMAESELLKVKDNLLRLQRLSEDKNLAEREELNQKLSSLLIKKEIDSTKVKVLEKQLHLTTRLYDRQMVLESKKGSEAQDMARNLQEQILLLQQKMKEKEREIHIKNIYAHRMPRNIWKYGGLGGHGGFTFTRSTQTESEAFTPKQPDTHENDEYADLQDKSSESGNESAREEDSNSQMGGEEAPTLDVLQDEKSNALVDIDGHKSKVQDREHSTEWLNQLLMEEDLAQGDARTYEKNHPENLRNKDKVGSVMSVETSHTKPLLPRISRRYIFTAATENLHQGLPAIGPIPSLYKAQNCKSLKLQCDSALSQVEFSLPEIEIGNENEKIAKCPQVSLSNRKKNLMEELFGPGYDMQNCFSNVLVNFEK